A region of Pempheris klunzingeri isolate RE-2024b chromosome 15, fPemKlu1.hap1, whole genome shotgun sequence DNA encodes the following proteins:
- the LOC139214473 gene encoding protein THEM6-like isoform X1, translating into MVALSSGRAMLLLVLGALLLLFCSLDVWYFLRGAQVFIQGWFQPRIWDILAEQSIDGMVLPHDLDYMGHMNNSRYLRECDFARFHHYMRNGLFMASRKLGAKMVVGASTIRYRRSLAFREAFEIRTKVLGWDEKAFYLEQRFVSKKDGFVSAVMLCRQNVVRCSPESIIEFVCKKKIECPEFPEDLKHWISFISASSQALRAESGLEEKNK; encoded by the exons ATGGTAGCCCTCTCTTCTGGACGCGCA atgttgctgctggtgctgggtgccctcctcctgctcttctgcAGTCTGGATGTGTGGTACTTCCTACGGGGGGCCCAGGTGTTCATCCAGGGGTGGTTCCAGCCCCGAATATGGGACATTCTAGCTGAGCAAAGCATTGATGGCATGGTCCTGCCCCATGATTTGGACTACATGGGCCACATGAACAACTCCCGTTATCTAAGGGAGTGTGACTTTGCCCGCTTCCACCATTACATGCGAAACGGGCTGTTCATGGCCTCACGCAAACTGGGGGCCAAAATGGTGGTAGGGGCCTCCACCATCCGTTACCGGCGTTCCCTGGCCTTCCGTGAGGCTTTTGAGATTCGGACCAAAGTACTGGGATGGGACGAGAAGGCGTTTTACTTGGAGCAGCGTTTTGTGTCTAAGAAAGATGGTTTTGTCTCTGCAGTGATGCTCTGCAGGCAGAATGTGGTGCGCTGCAGCCCAGAGAGCATAATTGAGTTTGTCTGCAAAAAGAAG aTCGAGTGCCCCGAGTTTCCTGAGGACCTCAAACACTGGATTAGCTTcatctcagccagcagccaggcCCTGAGAGCAGAAAGTGgactggaggagaagaacaagTGA
- the LOC139214473 gene encoding protein THEM6-like isoform X2 translates to MLLLVLGALLLLFCSLDVWYFLRGAQVFIQGWFQPRIWDILAEQSIDGMVLPHDLDYMGHMNNSRYLRECDFARFHHYMRNGLFMASRKLGAKMVVGASTIRYRRSLAFREAFEIRTKVLGWDEKAFYLEQRFVSKKDGFVSAVMLCRQNVVRCSPESIIEFVCKKKIECPEFPEDLKHWISFISASSQALRAESGLEEKNK, encoded by the exons atgttgctgctggtgctgggtgccctcctcctgctcttctgcAGTCTGGATGTGTGGTACTTCCTACGGGGGGCCCAGGTGTTCATCCAGGGGTGGTTCCAGCCCCGAATATGGGACATTCTAGCTGAGCAAAGCATTGATGGCATGGTCCTGCCCCATGATTTGGACTACATGGGCCACATGAACAACTCCCGTTATCTAAGGGAGTGTGACTTTGCCCGCTTCCACCATTACATGCGAAACGGGCTGTTCATGGCCTCACGCAAACTGGGGGCCAAAATGGTGGTAGGGGCCTCCACCATCCGTTACCGGCGTTCCCTGGCCTTCCGTGAGGCTTTTGAGATTCGGACCAAAGTACTGGGATGGGACGAGAAGGCGTTTTACTTGGAGCAGCGTTTTGTGTCTAAGAAAGATGGTTTTGTCTCTGCAGTGATGCTCTGCAGGCAGAATGTGGTGCGCTGCAGCCCAGAGAGCATAATTGAGTTTGTCTGCAAAAAGAAG aTCGAGTGCCCCGAGTTTCCTGAGGACCTCAAACACTGGATTAGCTTcatctcagccagcagccaggcCCTGAGAGCAGAAAGTGgactggaggagaagaacaagTGA